The sequence below is a genomic window from Oncorhynchus nerka isolate Pitt River linkage group LG7, Oner_Uvic_2.0, whole genome shotgun sequence.
AAACagaccatttaaaaaataaattaaaaaacttGCCATTTCCTCAACGAGGATGATGTCATCTtcctgaggaggatgagctggccaatcagcggtctactCGCATGAATAATTTTAATGACTGGTATACACCCAGCTGCTTTTTAACATAATTTAAAAGAATTGGAAGAAAAAATATTTAACTCGTATTGTAATTAAATATAGATCATATTTCATAGacatctggaaacactggacagctACTTTAAAAAAGGTAGACTTTGGACAAAAACTCTAAAATAACAGCTTTAACCTGTATAAGTGATGCACGATAACAATGCACCATAATTCCAAGGTCGTGTACTGCGTTAAAAAAAATATACTGATGAATAAGATATTTGGCTTTTGAAGTTCCATTTCTTACCAATCTCTACAGCTTCCGTCCAAAAACAAATTGTGTGAAATGACGTCAACACATACTGGAGGAGTTACTGGTGAACTAGAAGTGGCTAACAAACTAGCTACGCCGGTCACGCCGCGCATGATCAGAATGACATTGATTAACCACCCAAGGCACACCCCATTTCTGTTTGACAATAAGTTGTACCGTTTATCACGCCCAAAGTCAACcgttaaagcaaatttcctgccaTTATTTATGAGTGTTCATATGCTATCTGTGGCCTCCTAACCTCCAGGAGGTCCCCATTAGAAACATTACTTTACTATAATAGAGGAGATTAACCTTTTTATGTGTTTTGGTTTCCATATGACAGATTGTCAGACCAAACCTAAAATGCAAATGAGAGTTGAAACCACTGTCAGAGAAGAAGAGGTGATCTCTCATCTTTGTCATTGTGAGTGCCAGGGGGCtgggcttggtgtgtgtaaatGCGAAGgtacaacatgagaaacatcagaCAAACGctcaaaaaaaaaatataaaaacaaaaaatGGATTCATGAGATTTGGAAGGCATTTGGAATACCGCGCTAGACATACATTCCAATTAATCAAATATCGCCCAGCTCTAGGTTTTTATACTCACATTCCATGCATTGTTTACCTCTCAGGGCTTTCCTTGGAGATTGTATTACAATTCTAAGACAGCCACATAACTCCTCGAGGTATGACAATTATTACGATTACGTTAAACATTTGGAAAACTATCCTTTTAAGAGATCCAGAGTTGCACTTGTTGATGATCATTCAAACCTAAAAAGTGTGGTTTGAAATTGGACAGACTGAGTGAGAAAGGGGCAATCTAGTACTACAATAAACTGGTAGCATGCATTTAGGTTCCAAATAAAAGGGCCACATAACAGTACACATATAGctaattgaaaaaaaaatgtattaactgCATGCCCCTATGATTGCCACTTGCAAACCGCACTAGTTATTCATAGGGATGGGCTTTTTAAATTAAGTATTTTTTTCAGATAATCATCAAGATGACGATGCACGTGCCCATCACAGGTAAAGTTTCTCAAAGTGCACAGCAGTCTTTTCCAAACATTCTGTGAAAAGGACAAGAAATGCACAACAAACATGTTCTCTGAAAGCCTCCATACATTGTCCGATTGCACCTACCCACTGCTACATTCGCCATCTCTTCttgcatttgtatttatttcattaaGCCTCCACAAATGTATCATGATCCTCAACTTTCCACTGTCTGAAGCAGTCCATTGGATGAATCTCAAATGGAAGGATCCTGAGAATATAAAAATTAAATGTGAGAAAAGGTGCAACTTTAATGAATCCCCCTTAATTACAAGTGTACACTCGTCAGTCAAATAGGGGGTGCCTTTATTTGTCGTGTTTCACACATGTACATGGGTGTAACCTGTACAAGTGTGAGGTGTAAAATGCAAATGTActttttgcatatcccactccAAGACACTGGTCCCCAACAGGGATCAGCCATTATCTGTGTTTTCCATCAGCGCTAGCCATCGGCTAAATAGCCGATAACATACTCATTGCAAGCCGGCTACTTTTTGCACTTCATTAATTAACTAGGCTTCTTTTCATATAAAAGTTTAAATTCGCTAGTCAGAATAGCCTTCTCCCGGAATGAACAATATGCATCTTCTAGTGATCTATTGATAGGACAGGGAAAAACTGCTGGTTTGTCagtcccctgtctgtccctctcggTACTGGTGTTATTTTTGTGCGCTGTGGTTGACTTTGGTCAACATTTATTTTCACAGAGGGAGAGCATGATGCTTCTTCATTGTCTCCTGTGAACTCATTTTTAGGTGTTGTGTAATGTAAGTGGTAACTATGAGTGGAAATCCACCGAATTGTTGTTTTGTGCCACATTCATTTATTTTCTTTCGCGTGTTTCATATCCAAAATATGAAAAAGAAAACACATGACATGATTAAATATATTGATATAGGCTTACTGATTTGATTAGTGTCGACAATGGAGTAGTCAACATGTTAAACACGTGCTTCATTCTTAAATCTAGTCATGCTACCTAGCTAGCAACCTGAACTTGACAACGGACTAAACTACGCACAAATGTGGATGGCACAGGAATAACTGAGAAGGAATAGGCTACTGAGAGCAAGTGTGTGTAAAGTTACCTGAACAGTACAGATTAGTTACAGTGTTTTCTTAACATTGTTGGACAAGTTAAAAAAGCTATTTGTTCTTTGAATCCATAGAGCTAGTTCTTTCTTCCTATAGTCACACTCATTTAGAATGCCTGAAGCTTTAACAGTActtaaagctgtgtgtgtgtccgtgtactGTGCACAAGTATCACAAGAACATTGATGAGAGGGAGTAGGCCTACTTAAACATTGGGAGCATTaatagctgtgtgttagtgactTTAGTATTGTTTACGGTGAAAATGCTATTAAAACATTCTGATGTAGATATTGTGTTTCCGTAACTTATAATCAAAGCATAGGATGCCTGTAACTCAAGGCACTGCTTTGAGTTGCCTTGCTAAAGAACGATGTAATGAATTCCACATGGGCTGATTCACTTGACCCCTTCTTAATACAGCGCTCTGCCCTACTCATTGATGTAcctttaacttgtatttttttacTTGACAATTGGTACTGGTGTTTTCCCTAAGATTTAGAAAGCGTCACATGTCCTACCCCTACATAAAAGGCGGAGATCCTTCTGACTTAGATAATTACCACCCAATCGCCAACTTATCTTGCCAAGTTATGGTATTAGAATCCCTGACCAACTCCCAGCTAAGAACTTTGGTAACTTCACTCTATTTTAAATATACACCAATCTGGTATTAGATCTGGACAGTGCTGTTTCAGATGTGTTAAATTGCCTagatcattaaaaaaaacattgtgCTGCTTTATTTACAGACCTTTCCGAGGCATTCGACACCATTTCTCGTCAAAAAAACGGTCTGAAATGGGCCTGGATGAGAGGTCTTGACAGACAGGACACAATGTTTGCTTTCTGATGGTGTCAAATCTAGTTTCCTCTATATTACGAAAGGTGTACTGCAGGGGTCAATTTTGGGAGCTGTTCTCTTTACTATTTATTTAAATATTATTGGTCTATGTATTAAATCCAGTAATATTCATCTGTATGCAGACGATACGGTTATGTATGCCATTGCACCGACTGTTGACAAAGCTAAGTTCGAGCTGCAATCTGATTTTGTTATATTACAGAAAGCCCTTGTTGATTAAAAACTTTACTTAATGCAGGCAATGCTAAATATATGTTCTGTGATTCACAGAACAATTTCTCAGATGGTCTACATATTCACTTATTGGATACTTCGCTCATGGAGCCGGTCGCTGCCTATAAATATCTGGCCGTTTGGATTGATAAAGATCTAAcgttaaaaaacaacaactgatGAGCTAgttaaaaagctaacgtttaaagtGGGCTTATATTTTAGAAACAGATGTTGCCAATCCATGAACAGCAGGAAGCAGGTTGTGCAGTCAACTTTCCTGCCAGTTCTtgactatggtgatactatttaccAGAATGCAGCAACAactactcttaaacctttggatgcATTCTTCGCTTTATTACAGATGACAGTTTTAATACTCATCACAGCATCCTGTATCAGAAGGTCGTCTGGGCTTCACTAAACTCCTGTAAATCACTTCATTAGCCCGGAACTCTCTGGCTGGCAACTTTTTCTATTTGGCCTGCTACTCCATGTACTTGTGGAAAACACTGCATTAAGGGTTAcgtgtgccttgctcaagggcagatcgACAGATTGCACCTAGTTGGCTCAGTGATTCGAactagcaaccttccggttactgacccaatgctctaactgctaAGCTACCTGCCCACTTGTTTACTTATTCCTCATGTATTAAAAAGTATTGGATTGATGCAAGCATGGCTGGAGATGAATCTCAACCATATTCCTCACACCAGTCCATTTTTTTAAATCCATGAGGGGGAATGTatgagtgcacacttcaggagaagGGTAGAGACTGATCATGTTAGCCATGATTTCATGCATAGAATACCTGCAGATCCCCTGGTGGCTCCTGACTGGTCAGCTGTTCTTCCTTTGCTGAATCTATGACGACAATCTGCTGTAGACTGCGGGTCACTGGTCCCCTCACCCTTCCACTCTGACTGCAGGGGTGCTCATCCACCTGTGGTGGTTGTTGGTGGGATTTCACCATTGTAATGTTAGAACGAATTTCCTTCACACCATGCTGCATCCTACTGCCTTGACGTTGTGGGGAGTTGAAAGGGTGAACAAGAGACAGTGCAGTCAGTTTGGGTGCCTCCTGCGGTGTTTGGACACTTGCCATTGCAATGATGGCTTTGCTTTTTTTGTTTGACAGGACTTTATGAGCTGGTAATATGGCTGTCCTCTTTGTTGGACTTGAACTATGGGCCCTGCTTTTCTGTTCATGATCAGATTTCTCTTCCAAATGAAGGACTTCTCTGCGAAGGTGGCCGTTATTTTCCTTAGTGTAAGAGATACTGCCATCTTTTCTTTTCTTGGCCTCTTTGGCAGCAGGTTTCCTGGGGCAGACGGCCATGTGCTTGGTCCGGCTGCGGCGGTATGTGAATTCTCTAATGCAATGCGGACAGACATAGATCTCTTGCTCCTCATTGACTAGAGAAGAGGTTTTCTTTGTCAAAGAGGTGGACTTACTCCTCTGTGAAATGGCCCTCTGTACCAGCTGTTTTTTCCTTTTGTTGAGTGCATTAAGCTTCAACTTGGCAGGTGGCTCCTGATTGAGTTTGGGACGATTTGTTTGACTTGCCGTGTGTAGAGCATTTTGGCCATTTGTGGAATTAGTAGAGGACAGTACTCCATTTTGGGCTTTTGCAAAGTGACGAAGAGGAATGGGGTTCTTATTGGGTGTGTAGCGTCTTTTGTCACTGGCATTTGCACAGGCAAGAATGTGTTTGTGCAGCTCTGGCATGTTATCAAAGCTTTTGCCACATTTAGTGCATCGGATAGCAGTGCTGAAGGTTTGTGGGATGTTGTGGGTGGTGAAGTTGGTAGCTGAGGCTACAGAGCCAACAGGTGTCCGGTTGTGATATGGAAACGGAGGCGGCTTAAAACTGGGATAGTGTTGGTTGATGCCAAGGCAAACATCCAGGCCTTTGGGTTTGCCTCCCTCAGAAGCCATTATCTTTATTGTGGTAAAGAGTTCCTCAGTAGCGTCATCTAATTCTCCCTCATCTTTTATGACAGGTTTATTGGACTCTGCCATGGTACAGTAGGACAATGCCTCTGTGCTACCTTTTGTTGCATTGTTATAGTTCTGGGGTCGTAGCTTGCCATTTTCTTCCTCTGTGTATTTGCATTCCTGGCCAGGGTGCAACTCCTTTTGATGATGTTTCAGGTTGCAAAGATAAGCAAATTCCTTTGTACACGCGCAGCAAACATAGCTCTTGCCGACGCCATGGAGGGTTGACCTGTGATCAAGCAATGCCGTGGGCTTTCCAAAGAGTAGCACACAGAACTCACATTTGTATGGCCATTCATCAGAATGCTCACTTACATGATGACCCAGTTCCTTCATTGAATGAAAAAGCTTATCACATACATTGCATATGAATTCCTTAGTGAAAGTCTCTTGTAGCTTGGAGAGGGTCTCATTTGAGGATTCTTCCACTTGACTTGTGCCCTCAGAGGGAGGTGGCGTTTTAGAGGGGCAGATAGATATGTCCTCTGATACTACCTTTTGGTTTGATTCAGTTTTAATAATGGCAGGAACAGGGGAGGAAATGGATTCTTGACGAGTTGGACATTCAGATATGACTGCAGACAGCGTTGAACGGGTAACCAATTGCTCTAAAGAAGATACTAAAATAGAAGGGTCAACGGTTTCATGAGACAAGGACAGAGGCCGCTGCTGATTTATGACAATTTGCGCAGATGCTGTGGATTCAAAATTATTCTCTTGGAAATCAATTGTGGTAGGGACAAGGTTCTCTGGGGTTTCAAGAGCAACTGTGCATTCAATTAAAACAGTATTACTAGTAATGTCAAAGGAGTTGATAAGGGAATCGTTTAGAGTTAAAGCTGGAGAGCATGTTGGCACTTCAAATCCAATGTTGGATTCAACTGTGGTAGTGTTCAGAGCTATTTGATTTAAAGTgtgatctgtgagaaacacatgCCCTTGTAGATTGAGAGTTGGGTCAAGGGGTTTAGAGATGGCAAGTTGGCTTGCAGAATTAGAGGTAGCCCAATCTGGCAAAGCAGCTCTCCACTCACACGCAGCTGAATTCAATGAATCTTCTGTGCAGATTATTAAAGGATTAGGAGATATTTTAGAGGCCAATACTTGAAGGATAGATTGATTTGTGGAATTGCTAGAGGAAGATGTTGGTGGTGCTAAAACAGTAATTAGCGACGGAGCAGTGGGTAAGATTGGATGTGGAGATGGGGAAGCAAGTGCTATGGTGCATGGTGAGATCGATTGCCTGGTGACTGAAGCTAGAGAGGAAGGGGATGGACTAAGTGCTGCAGAGGGAAAAGTTAATCCGAACACCTCGCCTTCAGTAGCAGGTGACATATCCGAAGCAGTAACTATGGCAAAGTCTGTAACTAACGGTGCATCATGATTTTCTAATATACTTAATTCTTGCTCTGCAGCAACCTCTAGGTTTGCGTACTCATTCATCAGCACCTTCTCCAACATGCTGGTGTTTGGCTTCCTCTTTTTATTTAAGGGCTGTGGAACTAAAATTCTCTTTGCTTCCGAATCTGCACTCTTTCTGTGCACACTCAAGTCCAACACAGCTTCCCGCAGGGCTTCGTCTTCACTTTTCTTGACAGCATTTGAGAGGTCCAAAGGTTGCTGGTTGCAGGAACAACCCCCACTCATTGGGGGCCATCCCTCTGGCAAGACACGAGTTGTCATTGCATCGTTTACTGGTGGACTGTTGGAGATCTCACTCTCATCATTGCTGGATAAACTGCATGCGGGTGAACTGCATTGGCTCTCTGACGTTGGGGCATTGACAGCAATAGAAACACCCACATCGGTTGTTGTGCTTTCAACATTCGACATAGGGCTTTGTTGTGGTGAGTTTGGGGGAGACCCGGTCCTTCTTTTAAACCTCCCCAATCCTGCTGGGAGGACAGTCAGGGAAAGTGGTGAACACAGCTTCTGGCCTTCTGTGATCAGGGCAAAGCTGGGTTTGAGGCCATCTTGCATCTGTAAGAGCTGTTTCAGCTTAGGTGACagatacactgttctctctctctgaaggataGTAGACTCTGTGTTCTGAGGAATGAGACTTTCTATCAAAGATGACACAATTGATGATGAAGAGGACAAAACTTCCGATTCTAGTTCCGTTTTGATTTGGGGTAGAAGAGGTGGTGTGGCAGTTCTCCTTTTTGTCAAGGGTTGACCAGGTATCCCTTTTCCTGTGTGAGTTGCAGTCTCTACTTTAAGAGCCTGACTGATCTGGGCAGGATTAATAATCACAGCATTTAGTCCGACTAAAGTAGCAGATCCAGAGTTCACTTCAACTACCTCACAGCCGCCGACAGTGCTTGTTGATACAATCTTCCCATCTATATAAAAGCTGAGGTTCTCAGAGATGTTACCAGAGATATCCAGCATATATTGCTCCTCTTGGTCACTTTCGATCTCAAGAACTGCTACTGGGCTTGTGTTGTTCGTATCCTGTTGAGATTTAATAGGGGGTAGCTTTGGATGTTTTGCTTCCTGCAACAGTGGGGCTTCCTTACCTTTGAGCCGGAGATGGCGCTCGTGGATCCTGCGCTGATGTCGTCGCATGTTTGTATGCGTGCTAAAAATCTTTTTGCAATACTTGCAAGTGTGACCACCCTGTAATTCTCCATGTTCATCTGACGTAGACGCCTGTTCTCTGTCTGCCAAAACAGAGGCACTGGAGCTACTGGGAGAAGACACACATTCTGGACCGTTGCGCTGTAGGGCAGAACTTGGAGGCTCCACAGGCTTTATTAAAGATCCAGGCCTTGCCTTTGCATTTTCATGTCTCCTCTCATGCCGTCGCCGGCCAATTTTTGAGCCAAAGGACTTGCTGCAGTACTTACActtaaatatgtgtgtgtggtggttagCTAAGGTGTGGATGTGTATGTGACGTTCTAAGCCTTGCTTGCTGGTAAAATTTCTTTCACAGAATTGGCAGGGAAATGAGTCCTGGAGCTCTACATCAGGGTCATGGTCAGGATCCTCTGGGAGCTCAGGGGTTGCTGAATGGGAGACCGATCCTAAATCCTGCTTCAGGTCACAGCTTTTGGCCTCAGGTTTTTGGCAACTTGTGTTTGAATCTGCCAGCTCATCAGTTTCCATGGACATTAAATAAAGACTGCAGTGAGTTTCCTCAAGCTCCtgatcctccatctcctcctctaaaTTGTCATCGTCTCCCAACTCTGAGATGTATAAAGTGTGAGAGTCTTCCATGGCCTTGGGAAGCTGCGTACTCCTCTCTTTGGAGTCCTCTGACACAGCAAACTTTTGTAGGGATCGGCAGGTGGGAGAACCTCTCAGCTCAGACCTATGATTGAAATGATATACAAATTAAGATCCTGTCATTTAATATCCATTTAGCCCCATATTGACAGCTCAAATCACACTAGTCAGGGCTCAACATTCCTATTTGCCTGCTTGCACGACAACGTCTTCCGAACCCCCTGTTAATCAAACTTTCCATTGGCCTGCTCGGTGCAGTACATTTTAAAACAGGAAGAAAAAAATATGTTCCATTTGTATTTATCAAAGGGTCAATGTGGaatacatacatttttggacttagTTCAACTATAGCTTCAAAACAAGGGCTGGATATTGCCAAGGATCTCACGATATGAGCTCGATACTTAGGTGCCAATAAGATATGTATTGggaaaatccatttgaattctaTCACTTTTTGATAACACCCCTTTTAATTTGAACGAAACCTTTCATACAAAATGTGTCCTTGTAGAAGATGTGttcagaaagtgactttttgtACCTGAATACCAAAACAGTCAAGAGataaaggtgctcaaagttgacttATTTTACATACCCCAGACATCCATGCCTTATTCATCACGGGAAAAGATAAACGGTTGAGATTGTTATCATTTAATAGCTTAcaaaacagggttgtcaaactatttcATAATTTCTTGATTATTATTTTAAATTGATGAAATGTATGTAATTTGTTTTTACCATGGGGAATGGAAACACATTATTAAAGCTAAGCAAAGAGACGTATTCAATCCACTCATACTAAACGTGCTTGTAATATAAGAAACACctaatttttgtatttttatctTGAAAAATGTTTAGAGGTATGGGGAGCGCCATCTTGAATTGCCATAGTAATGACTACCATGTCTCATAGGTAGGAGTGAATAAATTGTGAGTTTTTGCGTGGAGAAAACAacgatttgatttatttcatgaATATTcattagtcttgacatagaacccGTCGGGTGATTGGTTGAGCCTTAAGTGCGTGACATCACTGAGCCCTTACCAAAACATGGCGGACAATTTCTCTCACCTCGGATCTGAACCCAGTAGTAACCACCAACTTCAATAGCTATGTTTCCATTAACTTGTGCAGTGATTTTTTTTGTTGACATTTTGAAAGTTTGCATTGAAAATATGACAATTTCCTTCTAGGGTGCGTTTCCATTTACCCATCTTGTGTCGATCAAAACAGCTGGATGAAATGGCGTCAcacctaaaaaatatatataataattacaACCTAGTGTCCAATAAAAGAAAAATAGTGTTTGAAGTGTTTCCATTGCCCATTTTGGCAAACACTCATTAATAAATTGCCGACACGTACAGTCGGGCaaaaaagcatttagtcagccaccaattgtgcaagttctcccacttaaaaagatgatttGGAAATCATCATTTTTCGCAATAAAGAAAGTTTGCCGTTTCAATTACATGTCGCAGTGTTAATGATTAATGGCAACCATTTTCTTATAAAACAGCTCAGCTGAAAAAGGATTTTGCTGTGAACCAATGGGGTAACCACGGGTTGTTTATTCCCCACAGGTGGGGCCGTGACGTTCTATCTAATACCAACTGGGAATTTCAGTGTTGCCAACTTAGCCGCTATATTTagcgagtattcagacccctcaagcTACACATTTTCAAAAAAGTGACTCGCGACAAATCTAGCGACtttttctggtgttattggagactGACGTGAAAGCACGTATCGTTCTTACTCTTAGAGGGCCCCACCCCCGTCCCAAAGCACTCACAGGCGGGCCAGTCcctcccagctgcagtcagagcaggaggtGTTCACCCCTCCGTGACCAGACTGCAAATTAATTGCGCATGCGGGAAGCCGCCGCTGGCTGATCCCGCCCTGGCGGCATTCAGGGCggcatgtaaatgtaaaaaaaataaattaaaaaaaacaaAGTAACTCCACCAGAGTGTCTCCTTTGGTACACTTTTGCCAGTCCCAAGCCCGGATAAAGGAGGGTTGGAATTgtgacattaaaaaaaaacaagaaccgacagaagaaagttcatttgtagttctaaacatatttagggtgtttttttTACTAACTTTTTGTCTCTCCCATGATGTTATTCCCCTCTCCTACagcgtccatcacaattacaCGCACATGGCCAATTATGCAAATTAATCGATGACATAATTTTGCGACTTTCAGGACAGCCAATATCTACCTTCCTTACTGAGTGAAGAGTTGGCAACACGGACTGGGATTAGATAGAAGACTACATGGCAAAGAAGACTACAATAAACTCCCCTGAAACCAATGATCGTGTGTGCGACAGTCAAGAATCGAGAGATTACACTGGCCATGAAGTAGCCAACTAGCAGGCTAATCATGAATGCCAAAAAACACAGCTATCTAGTCTTTGTAGCTCAAGGGCACACAGGCTACACTAGCCAACTGGTTAGACATGATTACACCATGGGCAACAATAACTGGTGACTAGTTCATTTTCAGGCAACTATTTTCAACTTGACCATCGCATTTAGGAGGATAGGTAATTACtgaaatgcagctagctagatCACTGGCCAGGCAGTAGTCTAACTAAATCGTGGACGCATGACCCATTCTTTGATACATTTCGGTTAACTTGCTCATTATCAAGCAACATGTAAAGATGGTTTGTGGAAAGGTAAAAATAGTTTTTTGAATGATCGCACGGTGAAACTAAAATAGATATGTAGCTACCTGGTGAGGCTTTCATTTACTTCACTAATTAATTTGGTGATCAAACTGAGTTTCCCAAGTCGTTCGATCAGtgcaagacaactgg
It includes:
- the prdm2a gene encoding PR domain zinc finger protein 2, with the protein product MEDSHTLYISELGDDDNLEEEMEDQELEETHCSLYLMSMETDELADSNTSCQKPEAKSCDLKQDLGSVSHSATPELPEDPDHDPDVELQDSFPCQFCERNFTSKQGLERHIHIHTLANHHTHIFKCKYCSKSFGSKIGRRRHERRHENAKARPGSLIKPVEPPSSALQRNGPECVSSPSSSSASVLADREQASTSDEHGELQGGHTCKYCKKIFSTHTNMRRHQRRIHERHLRLKGKEAPLLQEAKHPKLPPIKSQQDTNNTSPVAVLEIESDQEEQYMLDISGNISENLSFYIDGKIVSTSTVGGCEVVEVNSGSATLVGLNAVIINPAQISQALKVETATHTGKGIPGQPLTKRRTATPPLLPQIKTELESEVLSSSSSIVSSLIESLIPQNTESTILQRERTVYLSPKLKQLLQMQDGLKPSFALITEGQKLCSPLSLTVLPAGLGRFKRRTGSPPNSPQQSPMSNVESTTTDVGVSIAVNAPTSESQCSSPACSLSSNDESEISNSPPVNDAMTTRVLPEGWPPMSGGCSCNQQPLDLSNAVKKSEDEALREAVLDLSVHRKSADSEAKRILVPQPLNKKRKPNTSMLEKVLMNEYANLEVAAEQELSILENHDAPLVTDFAIVTASDMSPATEGEVFGLTFPSAALSPSPSSLASVTRQSISPCTIALASPSPHPILPTAPSLITVLAPPTSSSSNSTNQSILQVLASKISPNPLIICTEDSLNSAACEWRAALPDWATSNSASQLAISKPLDPTLNLQGHVFLTDHTLNQIALNTTTVESNIGFEVPTCSPALTLNDSLINSFDITSNTVLIECTVALETPENLVPTTIDFQENNFESTASAQIVINQQRPLSLSHETVDPSILVSSLEQLVTRSTLSAVISECPTRQESISSPVPAIIKTESNQKVVSEDISICPSKTPPPSEGTSQVEESSNETLSKLQETFTKEFICNVCDKLFHSMKELGHHVSEHSDEWPYKCEFCVLLFGKPTALLDHRSTLHGVGKSYVCCACTKEFAYLCNLKHHQKELHPGQECKYTEEENGKLRPQNYNNATKGSTEALSYCTMAESNKPVIKDEGELDDATEELFTTIKIMASEGGKPKGLDVCLGINQHYPSFKPPPFPYHNRTPVGSVASATNFTTHNIPQTFSTAIRCTKCGKSFDNMPELHKHILACANASDKRRYTPNKNPIPLRHFAKAQNGVLSSTNSTNGQNALHTASQTNRPKLNQEPPAKLKLNALNKRKKQLVQRAISQRSKSTSLTKKTSSLVNEEQEIYVCPHCIREFTYRRSRTKHMAVCPRKPAAKEAKKRKDGSISYTKENNGHLRREVLHLEEKSDHEQKSRAHSSSPTKRTAILPAHKVLSNKKSKAIIAMASVQTPQEAPKLTALSLVHPFNSPQRQGSRMQHGVKEIRSNITMVKSHQQPPQVDEHPCSQSGRVRGPVTRSLQQIVVIDSAKEEQLTSQEPPGDLQDPSI